In Streptomyces sp. NBC_01231, the sequence CGCGATCGCGGGTTGGACGTTCTGGGCCGCGCAGGCACGGTCGAACACGGTGCGTAGGCCAGTGCCCGGCGGCATGCACACGATCGGATGGGCGGCCAGGTCGCGCAGAACGACTCGCCGCTTGCTCGCCAAGGGGTGTCCGGCCGGAACCGCTGCGACGAGCCGCTCGCTGATGATGGTCAGCGCGTCCAGCCCGTCCGGGGTGGCCGTCGCGGTACCGACAAGAGCCAGGTCGACGGTGCCGACGCGCACCCCCTCGACGAGCCGGTCGGAGTTGTCCTCCAGCAGTGAGATCTCCACGCCGGGATGCGCCCGGTGGAACGCGGCGAGGGCATCGAACAACGGGGTGATGGTGCAGCCTGTGACCATCCCGACCGTGAGCCGACCCCGGATCAGACCGGTCACCTGACCCACCGCTTGCCCGACCGCACCAGCTGCGGCGAGTGCCGCGCGGGCGGGTTCGAGCGCGGCCTTTCCCGCGACGGTGAGGGTGGCGGTGCGCGTCGACCGGTCGAACAACTCCGCACCGAGCTCACGTTCCAGCTGCCGGATCTGGGCGCTGACGCCGGACTGGCTGATGTGCACCCGCTCGGCCGCCCGGGTGAAGTTCTGCTCTTCGGCGACTGCGACGAAGTACTCCAGCTGCCTCAGTTCCATGACTGCAGATTCTAGCTTCGAGCACATCCAGCTGTTGGACTTCTGATCAGCAACCCACCAGCCTGGGAAGCACCGAAGCACCGAAGCCACGACGGTGACGCCACGACGGCAGGAGGAACTCATGCCGGAGCACGAGAAGGCCCTGCGCCCCGAGGACATCACTCGCTTGTTCGTCGAGCGATCCAACGCCGGTGACGCGGCCGGAGTCGCCGCGCTGTACGAAGAGGACGCGGTGATGGCCTACCCGCCCGGCGAACTGACGGTGGGACGGGAGGCGATCCGTGCGCTGTGGGAGAAGGTGCTGGCCAACCGCCCCCGCTTCGAGCCGGAACAACCGCTGCCGACGCTGATCAGCGGCGACATCGCCCTCACCGCGACCCCGCCGAAGGACGGTGCCGGCGCCCGCGCGCAGGTCGTCCGGCGCCAGCCCGACGGAAGCTGGCTGCGTCTGCTCGACCAGCCCGAGTTCGTCTCGCCCACCCGCTGACCCCCTGGACTCCCGTGAGTCCCCGAGGAGCGGGACCTGTTGGACGGAACCCCGAGAGGTCGGCCTTGGCATCACGGGGCGGCTCCGTGCGCTGTCAGGGGCGTCCGCCGGGCGGATCCCCGTACACCGGGAAGCCGTCCGTGGCGACCTCCAGGTGCAAGGGCTCGGGCAATCGCACGGGTTCTCCGAACTTGCCGGGCAGTACGTCCTGGTAGGCGCCGTTGTCGGGGCGGGTGTGCAGGGTCCAGGTGCCGTTGCGCGGGTCGACGACCAGGAGAACGGGCACACGGGCGACGGCGTACCAGTCGGCCTTGTCCCGGATCTCACGGGACTTCTCGGACTGGGAGATGACCTCGACGGCGAGGGCGGCGTCTTCGGAAGGGGCCAGCCAGTCGTCGTCCTCCTCCCACTCCACGGGCAGGAGGATCAGATCCGGTGTCGCATAGTCGTCCGGGTCTCCCGGGAGAGCAATCGAGGACACCTCGTACACGTCCAGGCCTTCGGGCAGAACAGCACCTTCAAGCTGGCGCCGCAGCCGCTTCAACACGCCGGCATGCTTGCCACGCGGCGTCGGGGACATCACGAGCTTTCCTCCCACGATCTGCACCCGCAGACCTGTCGCTTCCTCGATCTTCTCGGCGACCTCGCGCAGGTTCCCCGAGCGGGGTTTGGGGTGGATCCGCGACACGATGCGTCCCCTCCGTCCCTCCGGCTCCGACACCTTGATCACGCGAGCGGGATCGGCGGGAGGCCCGATGTCCCGCTCAGCGGTGAATCCACCGTACTGCGCGGCCTCCTCGGCCCGCTCCCCTTCAAGATCCGTCCGGGTACACGGCCGGCCCCTGAGCCGTCGGTCGACCTCAGCCATGCGAACCCCCTCACTCTGCGACCGCCGATCATCACGGTAAGTCACCCTACTGACACTCGGCCCAGAGCAGCTTCCCGCCCTTCGACGCGCCCAGGTGCCCCAGCACGGAGGAACCCACCGCGTCCGCGCAGGCCCGCACGAGGTGCAGCCCGCGTCCGCCTTCGGCGTCGCACGGGGGCAGGCCGCCGGCGACCTCGAACCCGTGCGGCACCCTCGGGTCCGTATCCCAAACGGCGACTCGGAGTCGGCCGGGTTCCATCGCGCGGAGTCGGAGGGCGTAGGGGCCGGTGGTGTGGACATGGGCGTTGGTGAGGAGTTCGGAGGCGAGGAGTTCTGCGGTAGGGGCGAGGGAGGAAAGGCCGTGCGCGTCGAGGACGGTACGGAGGGTCGCGCGGGCGATCCCCGGTGCGTGTGGATCGTGCGGGAGGTGGAGGGTGTACGCCCAGGGCGGGGATACGGTGGCCATGAAAGTCTCCGGTCACTGAGGGGAGTTGGGGGCGTGCGTACGGTGGCCCAGCGGCGGTTTCCGACCCGTCGGACGGTGCGCTTCTGGGCGAGGGGCCCAGTCGTAAGGTAGCGGCCCGTCGAGTAATGCATTACTCGGATCCCCTAAAATCCATTCCCATCCACCCTTGTGGGTGACGTCCGCGGCGAGGAGGGAGACAACCCCGTGAGGACCAACCCAACGGGTCGTCAACTCCGCTTGGGCACTGAGCTGCGCAAGCTTCGGGAGCGCGCAGGCCTGACCGCGACGGAGGCGGGTCAACTGCTTGGCTCCAAGCAGGCCCTGATCAGCAACATCGAGGCCGGCCGGGCAGGAGTGAGCCCGGAGCGGGTACGGACATTGGCCTGCCATTACGACTGCCAGGACCCTGCCCTCGTCGAGGCGATCGCCGGAATGGTCGGCGACCGCAAGCGCGGCTGGTGGGAGGAGTACCGCGAGATCCTCCCCGGCCCCCTGCTCGACCTCGCCGAGCTGGAACACCACGCCCTGTCTCTGCGCACGACCATCACGGCACGCGTCCCCGGTCTCCTCCAGACCGTGGACTACGCCCGCGAGATCTTCCGTCAGGGCGTGACCGAGCTGTCCCCACCCGACATCGAGCACCGGCTCTCGTTCCGCATCAAGCGCCAGACAGTGCTGTACCGGGAGGAGCCGACCCCGTACGAGGCGATCATCCACGAGGCCGCCCTACGGATGAAGGTCGGCGGCCCCTCGGTGGCGCGGCAGCAGCTCAAGCACCTGCTGGACATGAGCGACCACGAGCACATCACCCTGCGGGCCATCACGTTCGAAGTCGGCGCGTATCCCGGTTCGGGCCAGTCCATCTACTACGCGCGCGGTCCCGTACCCGAACTCGACACGGTCCACCTGGACCAGTCCCACGGCCTGACCTTCCTCGACGCCGAGGCACAACTGCGCAAGTACCGCACGCTCTTCGACCGGCTCGACGCCGTCGCCCTCACCCCCGAGGAAACCCGAGACCTCCTCAACACCGTCATCAACGACCTCTAGGAGCCTCCTTGACTCCGTACGCCTGGCAGAAGTCCTCGCAGTGCTCCGAGGGAGACTCCTGCGTCCACATAGCCACCACCCCCAAAACGATCCACCTCACCGAAAGCGGCGACCCACGCGGAGCGATACTCACCGCCACCCCCGCCGCCTTCGACGCCCTCCTCGCCGTACTCAAGGAAGAAACGCCCCGTGCCTGACGTCCCTCCCGACCTCACCTGGACCCGCGCCGCCCCGCCCGATGCCACCGGTCCGGGCCCCTGGATCGAGATCGCCTTCGGCGAGGGGGACGACGGAGAAGCCCCGGTGTACCTCCGCGAGACCAGCGACCCCGACACCGTGGTCACCACGAACCGCCGCAAGTGGGACGCCTTCGTACTCGGCGTGCAGGCAGGCGAGTTCGACCACTTCGTAGAGGGCGTCGAGCAACTGGGGAACTCACCGCATGCATAAAAGCCGCGTCTCCGCGCTGCTGATCGACACCCCCGAGCCGGAGGCCGCCGTGGCCTTCTGGTCCGCCGCGCTGGGTGCACCGGCCCGTCCGGTCCCGTCTGAGGAGCAGTTCACGTCGTTGCACGAGGCCATCCCCGGCCTGGAGGTCGCCGTACAGGCGGTCGACGACGCGCCCCGCTTTCACCTCGACATCGAAACCGACGACGTGGAAGCCGAAACCGCCCGCCTGCTCGGCCTGGGCGCCACTCAGGTCGGCCGGTGGCTGGAGTGCCGCGTCCTGCGCGCCCCCGGCGGTCACCTCCTGTGCGTCCTGCCGGTGCACAGCGATCCGGACGTCTTCCACGCCCAGGCACGCACCTGGTCGTGAGCCGCGTCCCCGTGGGCCCACGGGGACCGGGGAAGCCTCACCACCTGTGCACCTCCTGTGAGCGTGGTCAAGCCGCCGCCATCGCCCGCCCATCGAGCGGCCATTGATCCGCAATCCCCCAACCGCCTTCAGTAAGGCGGAAGTCAGGATTCCGCTGCTCATCTTGTTGTCACGTACTCAACAAGCCACAGTCGTCGGCGGGCCGCCGCCCGCTGCCGGGGACCACGTACCGGTGGCAACACCACCCGCACCGCCCCTGTTCAACCACTCTCAGGAGGCAGTCCGTTGCGTACGTCACCCCCCAACGCCCGCCCCATACGCCCCAGATGGACCCGAATCGGATCCACCGCCATAGCCACAGCCGCGCTCGTCTTCGCCGGACTCGGCGCCGCGGCCGCCCCAGCGAGCGCCACCCCCGACGCCACGACAGCAGCCACCACCGCGGCCACCACCGCCAAGGCCGCTTCCACCAAGGTCACTTGGGCGGCGACCCCCTGCGCCACGCCCAAGAAGAAGGGCGAGCTGGCCTGTAACTCCCTCCGCGTCACCGGCGGCATCACCGCCTTCCAGGAGCACGAGGCCGCGGTCGACGGCGTCACCCCCAAGGCCGCCGACGCCTCCACCCCCTCCGGCTACGGCCCGTCCGACCTCCAGAGCGCCTACGGCCTGACCTCCGCGGCAGCGAGCAGCGGCTCCGGCAGGACCATCGCCATCGTCGACGCGTACGACGACCCGAACGCCGAGGCCGACCTCGCGAAGTACCGCTCGTACTACGGCCTCACCGCCTGCACCACCGCCAACGGCTGCTTCAAGAAGGTCAGCCAGACCGGCTCGACGACCTCCCTGCCCACCGCCGACAGCGGCTGGGGCCAGGAGATCTCCCTCGACCTGGACATGGCCAGCGCGACCTGCCCGAACTGCCACATCCTGCTGGTCGAGGCCAAGTCGTCCTCCATGGCCAACCTCGGCACCGCGGTGAACGAGGCGGTCACGCTGGGCGCCAAGTACGTCTCCAACAGCTACGGCGGCTCGGAGTCCTCCTCGGACACCTCGTACGACTCCTCGTACTTCAACCACGCCGGAGTCGCCATCACCGTCAGCGCGGGTGACGAGGGCTACGGCGCCGAATACCCGGCCGCCTCCACGTACGTGACCTCGGTCGGCGGCACCAAGCTCGCCACCTCCTCCACCACCCGCGGCTGGACGGAGTCCGTCTGGAAGACCAGCAGCACCGAGGGCACCGGCTCGGGCTGCTCGTCGTACGACGCCAAGCCGAGCTGGCAGACCGACACCAGCTGCACCAAGCGCATGATCTCGGACGTCTCGGCCGTCGCCGACCCCGCGACCGGCGTCTCCGTGTACGACTCCTACGGCGTCACCGCCGGCTGGTACACCTTCGGCGGCACCAGCGCCTCCTCGCCCATCATCGCGGGCGTCTACGCCCTCGCCGGCACCCCGTCCAGCGGCTCCTACCCGGCCCAGTTCCCGTACGCGCACACCTCGGCACTCAACGACGTGACCTCCGGCAACAACGGCACCTGCTCCACCAGCTACTTCTGCACGGCCAGGGCCGGCTACGACGGCCCCACGGGCCTGGGCACCCCGGCGGGGGTGAGCGCCTTCACGGGCTGATCAGCTGACCAGCTGATCCTCCGTCACCGGATCTCGCCACAGTGGGCCGTGGGGGCCTCTGGGCGAAATGGGGGAACGGGCCGCGGCACCTGCCGCGGCCCGTTCGCCATGCCCGGGTTAGCCTTCCACCTGGGGCTCACCCAGGTCACCCGCAGAACATCGGCGCGATCACCGAACCGTGCCGTAAGAGGGGACAACGACGGAACCACACGACAGGTTCCGCCCAGTCCTCATTGCCCGGCGTGACCTGCCGTGATACACAGAGTTACCATACGACTCCCTCATTACCGTTCCAACGTCTGTTCGACGGAATCCCGGAGAGCCGACGCGGACCGGTGGCAAGGTATTCGTACGAAACCCGCCAATCAATGACGCCAAGTCGACATACGACGGCGCTGTTGTCGGCGAGAATGAGGCCCGACCTCTGCGCCAAGGCAGGGGGAGCGGAACTACCCACCAGGGGCGGTGACTTACATGTTCTTTGCGGCCGACAAGGGAGACATCAACACCATCATCGGCGGTATCGCTCCGGACTGGGGGCCCTTCGGCAGCCTGGGCAACGAGGCGAAGGTGATGATCGAGGTCGTGATGGCGGTGGCCATCCTGCTCTGCCTCGGCATCGCCATCTGGGGCGCCGCCAAACAGCGCATCGGCGCCACGGCCCTGCGCGACACGTTCAGCGCGGAACAGGGCAAGGGCCTCATCGTCGCGGGCCTGACGGGCGTCTTCATCATCGGTTCACTGGGCACGCTGTTCACCATCGTGTACGGCATGGCCGTGTAGCGGGCGACCACCGCCCGTGCGTGGCGCGTCCGTTCGATTCCCCCTCTACCCCACCCGTCCGTCGTGCCCACCGGCTGAGGTTGCGTTTCCCTGATGTCGAGTCACCACACCGCGCCCGCGCGGGAACCAGCACGGCTACCGTCGTACTCGTACGCGTATTCCTACGCGTTTCCGCACGACGTCGAGGGGGCGTACGCGGCATGAGTCTCGAGGACGACGAGGAGACCTCCGGCGGCTACGGCGGCACGGGCCACACCCGCACCCGCCTGCCCGACCGGAGCGGCGACGTGTACGGCGGCGCACGGCGCGGCCGCTCGTCCTCAAGAAGCCTGGTCACGGTCGTCGGGGTCGTCGTCCTCCTCATCGCCGCGATCGCCTTCGCGAACCGCGGAGAGGACGACCCGGACCCGACAGCGACTTCGGGATCCCAACCGGACGCTTCCAGCACGGCGGCGAGCGGAACAAAGCCGGTTCAGTCGGGCTTCGCCCGGAATGAGCAGGGGGCGGAGAGCGCGGCGGCGAACTACGCGGTCACGTTGGTCTCGGCCGACATCCTCAAGCCTGCCCGGCGAGCCGAGATCGTCCAGCAGGTCTTCGTCACCGACAAGCAGGCCGCTCTCCAGGACCGGTTCGACAAGGCGTACTCCAAGGAGTTCCTGAGCAACATCGGCCTGGACGAGAGCGGCAACGCGAAAGCGGGCAGCACCTA encodes:
- a CDS encoding ATP-binding protein, whose protein sequence is MATVSPPWAYTLHLPHDPHAPGIARATLRTVLDAHGLSSLAPTAELLASELLTNAHVHTTGPYALRLRAMEPGRLRVAVWDTDPRVPHGFEVAGGLPPCDAEGGRGLHLVRACADAVGSSVLGHLGASKGGKLLWAECQ
- a CDS encoding helix-turn-helix domain-containing protein — protein: MRTNPTGRQLRLGTELRKLRERAGLTATEAGQLLGSKQALISNIEAGRAGVSPERVRTLACHYDCQDPALVEAIAGMVGDRKRGWWEEYREILPGPLLDLAELEHHALSLRTTITARVPGLLQTVDYAREIFRQGVTELSPPDIEHRLSFRIKRQTVLYREEPTPYEAIIHEAALRMKVGGPSVARQQLKHLLDMSDHEHITLRAITFEVGAYPGSGQSIYYARGPVPELDTVHLDQSHGLTFLDAEAQLRKYRTLFDRLDAVALTPEETRDLLNTVINDL
- a CDS encoding Uma2 family endonuclease; translation: MAEVDRRLRGRPCTRTDLEGERAEEAAQYGGFTAERDIGPPADPARVIKVSEPEGRRGRIVSRIHPKPRSGNLREVAEKIEEATGLRVQIVGGKLVMSPTPRGKHAGVLKRLRRQLEGAVLPEGLDVYEVSSIALPGDPDDYATPDLILLPVEWEEDDDWLAPSEDAALAVEVISQSEKSREIRDKADWYAVARVPVLLVVDPRNGTWTLHTRPDNGAYQDVLPGKFGEPVRLPEPLHLEVATDGFPVYGDPPGGRP
- a CDS encoding nuclear transport factor 2 family protein, yielding MPEHEKALRPEDITRLFVERSNAGDAAGVAALYEEDAVMAYPPGELTVGREAIRALWEKVLANRPRFEPEQPLPTLISGDIALTATPPKDGAGARAQVVRRQPDGSWLRLLDQPEFVSPTR
- a CDS encoding DUF397 domain-containing protein is translated as MTPYAWQKSSQCSEGDSCVHIATTPKTIHLTESGDPRGAILTATPAAFDALLAVLKEETPRA
- a CDS encoding glyoxalase/bleomycin resistance/dioxygenase family protein, with translation MHKSRVSALLIDTPEPEAAVAFWSAALGAPARPVPSEEQFTSLHEAIPGLEVAVQAVDDAPRFHLDIETDDVEAETARLLGLGATQVGRWLECRVLRAPGGHLLCVLPVHSDPDVFHAQARTWS
- a CDS encoding LysR family transcriptional regulator, which produces MELRQLEYFVAVAEEQNFTRAAERVHISQSGVSAQIRQLERELGAELFDRSTRTATLTVAGKAALEPARAALAAAGAVGQAVGQVTGLIRGRLTVGMVTGCTITPLFDALAAFHRAHPGVEISLLEDNSDRLVEGVRVGTVDLALVGTATATPDGLDALTIISERLVAAVPAGHPLASKRRVVLRDLAAHPIVCMPPGTGLRTVFDRACAAQNVQPAIALQASAADAIADLAARGLGIAILSDSMAESYRDRLTVRPIDDVEQPALLALVWKSTHNPSVREVLVHSRKAFTKSDPAWR
- a CDS encoding DUF397 domain-containing protein translates to MPDVPPDLTWTRAAPPDATGPGPWIEIAFGEGDDGEAPVYLRETSDPDTVVTTNRRKWDAFVLGVQAGEFDHFVEGVEQLGNSPHA
- a CDS encoding S53 family peptidase, with protein sequence MRTSPPNARPIRPRWTRIGSTAIATAALVFAGLGAAAAPASATPDATTAATTAATTAKAASTKVTWAATPCATPKKKGELACNSLRVTGGITAFQEHEAAVDGVTPKAADASTPSGYGPSDLQSAYGLTSAAASSGSGRTIAIVDAYDDPNAEADLAKYRSYYGLTACTTANGCFKKVSQTGSTTSLPTADSGWGQEISLDLDMASATCPNCHILLVEAKSSSMANLGTAVNEAVTLGAKYVSNSYGGSESSSDTSYDSSYFNHAGVAITVSAGDEGYGAEYPAASTYVTSVGGTKLATSSTTRGWTESVWKTSSTEGTGSGCSSYDAKPSWQTDTSCTKRMISDVSAVADPATGVSVYDSYGVTAGWYTFGGTSASSPIIAGVYALAGTPSSGSYPAQFPYAHTSALNDVTSGNNGTCSTSYFCTARAGYDGPTGLGTPAGVSAFTG